A genome region from Leptospiraceae bacterium includes the following:
- a CDS encoding PD-(D/E)XK nuclease family transposase, giving the protein MKLQLLPLTNDFTFKAVFSNEEDILIDLLNSFPDFQGKNKITSLKVLNPEIPKDMKSDKGIVLDLKAIDSTGNKFLIEMQASSQLYFPQRALYYWSKLYSKSIGKGQDFEKLPRVYSINFVDFPLFKNEPRFYWSFQVSSKEQPEILLTEDLSIHIIEIPKFNLELDLIQNPLDYWVYLLKEAVNIKGEQMKTLQKKNPKIKKALNKLKFVSHDKESRELYEARIKTELDYKARFAFQLQKMREEGKLEGKIEGKVETAKQLLAWGMKREQICKITGLKDSDF; this is encoded by the coding sequence ATGAAACTTCAACTCCTACCACTTACAAACGATTTTACTTTTAAAGCTGTCTTTTCAAATGAAGAAGATATTCTCATTGATTTACTAAACTCCTTCCCTGACTTTCAAGGAAAAAATAAAATTACAAGTCTCAAAGTGCTCAATCCAGAAATTCCGAAAGACATGAAGTCTGATAAAGGAATCGTTTTAGATTTAAAAGCAATCGATTCAACAGGAAATAAATTTCTCATTGAAATGCAAGCATCCTCACAACTCTATTTTCCTCAGAGAGCACTTTACTATTGGTCTAAGCTCTACTCTAAGTCCATCGGCAAAGGACAGGATTTTGAAAAATTACCTCGTGTGTATTCCATTAACTTCGTCGACTTTCCACTTTTTAAAAATGAACCAAGATTTTATTGGTCATTTCAAGTTTCATCCAAGGAACAACCAGAAATTCTATTGACAGAGGATTTGAGTATTCATATCATTGAAATACCTAAGTTCAATTTAGAATTAGATTTGATTCAAAACCCATTGGATTATTGGGTTTACTTATTAAAAGAAGCAGTAAACATCAAGGGGGAACAAATGAAAACCTTACAAAAGAAAAACCCAAAAATCAAAAAAGCATTGAACAAGCTCAAATTTGTTTCTCATGACAAAGAATCCAGGGAACTCTATGAGGCAAGAATCAAAACAGAACTTGACTACAAAGCCAGATTCGCTTTCCAGTTACAAAAAATGAGAGAAGAAGGAAAATTGGAAGGAAAAATAGAAGGAAAAGTAGAAACTGCTAAACAGCTTCTTGCTTGGGGTATGAAACGGGAGCAGATTTGTAAAATTACTGGTCTCAAAGATTCTGATTTTTAA
- a CDS encoding amidase, giving the protein MKIKLVLSDAAIRKRIILKIIFIFIGSIFPLNTFADSVPTNLIQLSATQIADKIRSKKITSVEVVKAFLDQIKLQNPSINAIVTLNDKAIEEAQLADKELLAGKIRGILHGVPVLVKDSYKTKGIRTTAGYLPFKDFIPEEDAVAVQLLKQSGAIILGKGNLATLAMDMQCSNEVFGVTNNPKDLARTSGGSSGGDSAAVSAGMVPLGFGSDLAGSIRLPASFTGVYGFKPSFNVISLDGHIPPLPDEVNGIHNLAVLGPIGKSIEDLELAFTVLTKPNGKDKSTIPLSELTDSDKRKIKITNLRIAWSDELGGVPVQKEIRNKIKEYVGKLKTAGANVTQIQPKDFDYQKAWSTWGGIVGHQGGYDRSNFARYLGDFFTTGARKGIPMQDQIVGPISVPKYMTLIGTQKELITQMDNFLEDYDIWIVPVSSTTAFKHHKWTRQFGHFNVYDEPIQVDDKSIPYYTATQSYTTIFTLTENPVIAMPIGVDSQNLPIGVQIVGRRYKDFQLLESAKVIEKFGNAFSIRR; this is encoded by the coding sequence ATGAAAATAAAATTAGTCCTATCGGACGCAGCAATTAGAAAGAGAATCATCCTAAAAATTATCTTTATTTTCATTGGCAGTATTTTTCCCTTAAATACGTTTGCTGATAGTGTTCCAACAAATTTGATACAACTTTCTGCAACACAAATTGCAGATAAGATTCGTTCTAAAAAAATTACTTCCGTTGAAGTGGTGAAAGCATTTTTAGATCAAATCAAACTTCAGAATCCCTCCATCAATGCGATTGTAACGTTAAACGATAAAGCAATCGAAGAAGCTCAGTTGGCTGATAAAGAGCTACTTGCTGGGAAAATTCGAGGAATTTTGCATGGTGTTCCTGTCCTTGTTAAAGATAGCTATAAAACAAAAGGAATCAGAACAACGGCTGGGTATCTTCCTTTTAAAGACTTTATTCCAGAAGAAGATGCAGTCGCTGTTCAATTGCTAAAACAAAGTGGAGCAATCATTCTCGGAAAGGGAAATCTTGCAACACTTGCAATGGATATGCAATGTAGCAATGAAGTCTTTGGGGTCACAAACAATCCAAAAGATCTCGCAAGAACTTCGGGTGGAAGTTCAGGAGGGGATTCAGCCGCAGTCTCGGCAGGAATGGTTCCACTTGGATTTGGTAGTGATTTGGCAGGGTCTATCCGATTGCCTGCTTCGTTCACAGGTGTCTATGGATTTAAGCCATCCTTCAACGTGATTTCCTTGGATGGACATATTCCACCTCTGCCGGATGAAGTTAATGGAATCCACAATTTAGCCGTGCTTGGACCCATTGGAAAAAGTATAGAAGATTTAGAATTGGCATTCACTGTTTTGACGAAGCCGAACGGAAAGGATAAGTCTACAATTCCATTGTCAGAACTAACAGATTCAGATAAGCGAAAAATAAAAATCACGAATCTGAGAATTGCCTGGAGTGATGAACTCGGTGGCGTCCCCGTTCAAAAAGAAATTCGAAATAAAATAAAAGAATACGTTGGAAAGTTAAAGACCGCAGGTGCCAATGTTACTCAAATCCAACCCAAAGATTTTGACTACCAGAAAGCATGGTCTACTTGGGGAGGTATTGTAGGACACCAAGGAGGATATGATCGTTCTAATTTCGCAAGATACTTAGGCGATTTTTTTACCACCGGCGCAAGGAAAGGTATTCCCATGCAGGATCAAATTGTAGGTCCAATATCTGTTCCCAAATACATGACGCTCATTGGAACACAAAAAGAATTGATCACGCAAATGGATAATTTTTTGGAAGACTATGATATATGGATTGTGCCAGTATCCTCCACAACAGCATTTAAGCATCATAAATGGACTCGTCAGTTTGGTCATTTTAATGTTTACGATGAGCCAATTCAAGTGGACGACAAAAGTATCCCATACTACACAGCGACACAATCCTATACAACTATATTTACTCTAACAGAAAATCCTGTCATTGCAATGCCTATTGGAGTAGATTCGCAGAATCTTCCCATTGGTGTTCAAATTGTAGGAAGAAGATACAAGGACTTTCAATTGTTGGAATCAGCTAAAGTTATTGAAAAATTTGGGAATGCTTTCTCAATTAGGCGATAG
- the amt gene encoding ammonium transporter produces the protein MLKTNFDILWMIICSGLVFFMQAGFLCLESGLTRTKNSINVAIKNITDFGIATLVYYSIGFGIMYGNSNSGLIGTNLFFPDFSVERPEIPVFFLFQLMFCGTAATIVSGAVAERMKFSAYLIVTAIISSTIYPLFGHWAWGKNLGDWESISGWLGKMGFVDFAGSTVVHSIGGWVGLAAMILIGSRSGKFGENGSVRNITGHNLPIAMLGTLILWFGWIGFNGGSTLSFSAKIPSIIANTMLAAAGGMASALIYGWIRLKYAEATLPLNGALAGLVSITAGCNAVSPLEAMFIGLISGILMFETRILLEKVKLDDAVGAIPVHLMGGVWGTLAVGIFGDLEILSTGLNRMDQIKVQFLGVVSCAGVAFGMSFILLGVINYFYKLRVSETNERQGLNYAEHRATTELTDLFLEMDYQKRTGDLSQNLSIEPFTEVGQIAERYNLVLDKIRTNIKEKETLTNQLELNLNLIQRDLSTAQKIQSSILSKNDRTIGELEIAIRYLPLVEVGGDFFDITELRPGLIRVFLADATGHGVQAALITMAIKTIYESLKKGIYSVQELLYYLNKEFLQSFQNLNQFFTCIIVDIDTNKNKLRYSSAGHPPQYLINNHQITKLEKTGKIVGVINNTEYSSKEFEFNATSQLLLFTDGLTEEWNAEKEEFGEERLENLIENSENTPINKYIDQILKIQKEFLGGIPSQDDISIIGIHRAKN, from the coding sequence GCTTAAAACAAATTTCGATATTCTTTGGATGATTATATGTTCAGGCCTTGTATTTTTTATGCAGGCTGGCTTTTTATGTTTAGAATCGGGACTCACTCGAACGAAAAATTCGATCAATGTGGCAATTAAAAATATTACTGATTTTGGAATTGCAACGTTAGTTTACTATTCTATTGGATTTGGAATAATGTATGGAAATTCAAATTCTGGTTTAATTGGAACAAATTTATTTTTTCCGGATTTTTCGGTTGAACGTCCAGAAATTCCTGTATTCTTTCTGTTTCAGCTTATGTTTTGCGGAACTGCGGCAACTATTGTATCTGGTGCTGTTGCAGAGAGAATGAAGTTTAGTGCTTATTTAATAGTAACCGCAATAATTTCTTCGACCATTTATCCATTATTTGGACATTGGGCTTGGGGAAAAAATTTAGGAGATTGGGAAAGTATTTCCGGATGGCTCGGTAAAATGGGTTTTGTAGACTTTGCTGGCTCTACAGTTGTACATAGTATAGGTGGATGGGTTGGGCTTGCCGCTATGATTCTGATAGGAAGTAGATCAGGAAAATTCGGAGAAAATGGATCCGTTCGAAATATTACAGGTCACAACTTACCAATTGCAATGTTAGGCACACTCATTCTTTGGTTTGGATGGATTGGTTTTAATGGCGGTAGTACTCTTTCCTTTTCAGCTAAAATTCCTAGCATTATCGCCAATACAATGTTAGCCGCAGCGGGAGGAATGGCTTCTGCATTAATTTATGGCTGGATTCGATTGAAGTATGCTGAAGCTACTTTACCTTTGAATGGTGCATTAGCAGGATTAGTCTCAATTACAGCGGGTTGTAATGCAGTGAGTCCGTTAGAGGCGATGTTCATTGGTCTTATTTCGGGTATTCTAATGTTTGAAACAAGAATATTATTAGAAAAAGTTAAACTCGATGACGCTGTAGGTGCAATCCCTGTTCACCTCATGGGTGGAGTATGGGGAACTTTGGCGGTTGGAATTTTTGGTGATTTGGAAATTCTTTCAACCGGGTTAAATCGAATGGACCAAATTAAAGTTCAATTTTTGGGAGTGGTTTCTTGTGCGGGAGTCGCATTCGGAATGAGTTTTATCCTTTTAGGAGTTATCAATTATTTTTATAAACTAAGAGTTTCAGAAACTAACGAAAGACAAGGTTTAAATTATGCAGAACACCGTGCTACGACGGAACTAACAGATTTATTTTTAGAAATGGATTATCAAAAACGTACAGGTGATTTGAGTCAGAACCTCTCAATCGAACCTTTCACGGAAGTCGGACAAATTGCAGAAAGATATAATCTAGTACTTGATAAAATTAGAACAAACATCAAAGAAAAGGAAACTTTAACGAATCAATTAGAATTAAATCTGAATTTAATCCAGAGAGATTTATCTACTGCTCAAAAAATTCAGTCAAGTATACTGTCTAAAAATGATAGAACGATCGGAGAACTAGAAATAGCTATTCGATATTTGCCACTGGTAGAGGTCGGAGGAGATTTTTTTGACATTACAGAACTTCGTCCGGGGTTAATCCGTGTATTCCTCGCAGATGCAACTGGACATGGAGTGCAGGCGGCATTGATTACGATGGCAATCAAAACAATTTACGAATCATTAAAAAAAGGAATTTATAGTGTTCAAGAATTATTGTACTATCTAAACAAAGAATTTTTGCAGTCATTTCAGAATTTAAATCAATTTTTTACATGTATTATTGTAGATATAGATACAAATAAGAATAAACTTCGTTATTCTTCCGCAGGTCATCCACCTCAATATTTAATCAATAATCATCAAATCACTAAGTTAGAAAAAACAGGAAAAATTGTAGGGGTCATAAATAATACAGAATATTCTTCAAAAGAATTCGAGTTCAATGCAACTAGTCAGTTACTTCTTTTTACGGACGGGCTTACTGAAGAGTGGAATGCAGAAAAAGAGGAATTTGGGGAAGAAAGATTAGAGAATCTAATTGAAAACTCAGAAAATACTCCTATAAACAAATACATTGATCAAATTTTGAAAATACAAAAAGAATTTCTGGGAGGTATTCCTTCTCAAGACGATATATCCATAATTGGGATTCACCGCGCCAAAAACTAA
- a CDS encoding cyclic nucleotide-binding domain-containing protein: MASIVSLKTGKTIFKEGDFGKSMYIVLEGTVEIYVILNRQETHLASMNQGDFFGEMALFRDKPRSACARVISDVRLAVIESRAQLEKFLSDNPLFAAKMVNIMAARLANTNDLLFQKINELSAKKMEFQ, encoded by the coding sequence ATGGCATCGATTGTTAGTTTAAAAACGGGTAAAACAATCTTCAAAGAAGGGGACTTCGGAAAGTCTATGTACATAGTCCTAGAAGGAACTGTGGAGATTTATGTAATTCTTAACAGGCAAGAGACACATTTGGCATCTATGAACCAAGGTGACTTTTTTGGGGAAATGGCTTTGTTTCGCGATAAACCTAGAAGTGCATGCGCACGGGTAATATCAGATGTCCGCTTAGCTGTTATTGAAAGTCGTGCACAATTAGAAAAATTTCTTTCAGATAACCCACTATTTGCCGCTAAAATGGTAAATATCATGGCTGCAAGACTTGCCAACACAAACGATCTATTATTTCAAAAAATCAACGAACTTTCTGCAAAAAAAATGGAATTTCAGTGA
- a CDS encoding DDE-type integrase/transposase/recombinase codes for MDFCVSYTWNFKTLYTLFIISHNTREILYFCSTYNPNPSWMKQQIRNAFGFVEFLPKYLIMDNDSIFSKDFHCFLRRFGIFPKRTAFHSPWQNGIMERFNGTVRRELLDHIIPLSEVHLDSLLKDYIHYYNNSRSHLFRNKDSPLGRIYEPLPSKLYSPNAIPVLGGLHHVYRWYPTSI; via the coding sequence ATGGATTTTTGTGTTTCGTATACTTGGAATTTTAAAACTTTGTATACGTTGTTTATCATCTCGCATAATACTAGAGAGATTCTTTACTTTTGTTCTACTTATAACCCAAATCCAAGTTGGATGAAGCAACAAATACGTAATGCCTTTGGATTTGTTGAATTCCTTCCAAAATATCTAATCATGGACAACGATTCTATTTTCTCGAAAGACTTTCATTGTTTCTTGCGGCGATTCGGGATATTCCCCAAAAGAACTGCTTTTCATTCTCCCTGGCAGAATGGGATTATGGAAAGATTTAATGGAACTGTTAGAAGAGAGTTGCTGGATCATATTATTCCTCTTAGTGAAGTTCATTTAGATTCTCTTCTCAAGGATTATATTCACTATTACAATAACTCTCGGTCTCATTTATTTCGAAATAAAGACTCACCTCTTGGTAGAATCTATGAGCCGTTACCTTCGAAACTTTATTCACCAAATGCAATTCCTGTTCTTGGAGGGTTACATCATGTATACCGTTGGTATCCCACCTCCATATAG
- a CDS encoding biopolymer transporter ExbD, translating into MDIIFILLIFVMMSVSFAKNFKQLEIDLPKSKTGNSELSPDIQISVKLHEKFYLDEKEISQEELTQFATQGKFSDKVVSVNVEKKVPYESFILLIDILKKARIKKLNLGTE; encoded by the coding sequence ATGGATATTATCTTCATACTATTAATTTTTGTTATGATGAGTGTGAGTTTTGCCAAAAACTTTAAACAACTTGAAATAGATTTACCAAAAAGCAAAACAGGGAATTCGGAACTTTCTCCAGATATACAAATATCCGTAAAATTACATGAAAAATTCTATTTGGACGAAAAGGAAATCTCACAGGAAGAACTAACTCAATTCGCCACACAAGGAAAGTTTTCTGATAAAGTTGTTAGTGTAAATGTAGAAAAGAAAGTCCCTTACGAGTCTTTTATTCTTTTAATAGACATTTTAAAAAAAGCAAGGATAAAAAAACTAAACCTTGGAACTGAATAA
- a CDS encoding ArsR family transcriptional regulator, which yields MLELILGNKTAERVLLHIYHYGEIHASAISSDYKIALTPILNQLNRFEMAGILISKEIGKARLYSFNPKSAFTKPMMNIIKIAYDNIPLENKEKIFKIRRRPRRKGKPVK from the coding sequence ATGTTAGAATTAATATTAGGAAATAAAACAGCAGAAAGAGTTTTACTACATATATACCACTATGGAGAAATCCATGCTTCTGCAATTTCTAGTGATTATAAAATTGCGTTAACTCCTATTTTAAATCAGTTAAATCGATTTGAAATGGCAGGTATTTTAATTTCAAAAGAAATTGGCAAAGCCCGATTGTATTCTTTTAATCCAAAGTCTGCCTTTACTAAACCCATGATGAATATTATTAAAATTGCTTATGATAATATTCCACTTGAAAATAAGGAAAAAATTTTTAAAATAAGAAGAAGACCTAGGCGAAAAGGAAAACCAGTTAAATGA
- a CDS encoding acyltransferase, whose product MDTKSLPKKGERSQVVDFVRGIAMCSIVIIHIDSYFSFFHPSDPEIIITKLIANFSRFCVPAFILSSGFFLSWKGFSAFWASKLKNLLIPYILIACVGYFTKYPPANFTSDIISKLLLGQVFQPYYYVPLLFGFYLLYTLFFRNIQSWKQNTFYAVLFLSLLLNFWSNHFFPKSMPLIGGLEAISFTNFIFFFLLGFSAKQILTNKETFLENINANKLYFPFLLFAILLYLGVVCYYTIEMHLEISNHFIFYPIVCFVALTFVGIKLEPIQFKPVKKVYSGLAYIGENSLALFLLHPMTIHLMHMIDPYYFGGFYFGWLVTFAINIIVPLVVWKLAYSLINKLAERFV is encoded by the coding sequence ATGGATACAAAATCTCTTCCAAAAAAGGGAGAAAGAAGCCAAGTTGTAGATTTTGTCCGTGGGATAGCGATGTGTTCGATTGTAATCATCCATATTGACTCCTACTTTTCTTTTTTTCATCCAAGTGATCCAGAAATTATTATTACTAAACTTATTGCAAATTTTTCTAGATTTTGCGTGCCAGCCTTTATTTTATCCTCCGGATTCTTTTTATCCTGGAAAGGATTTTCCGCATTCTGGGCTTCGAAATTAAAAAACCTTCTAATTCCTTACATTCTAATTGCATGCGTTGGATACTTTACGAAATACCCGCCAGCGAATTTTACATCCGACATAATTTCTAAGTTACTCTTAGGGCAAGTTTTTCAGCCGTATTACTATGTTCCCCTGCTCTTTGGATTTTATTTACTTTATACGCTTTTCTTTAGAAATATCCAATCATGGAAACAGAATACATTTTACGCAGTGTTATTCCTTTCCCTACTACTCAATTTCTGGTCGAATCATTTTTTCCCAAAGTCGATGCCACTGATTGGAGGATTGGAAGCTATTAGTTTTACTAATTTTATTTTCTTTTTTTTACTTGGATTTAGTGCAAAACAAATTCTTACGAACAAGGAAACTTTTTTAGAGAATATAAATGCAAACAAATTGTATTTCCCGTTTTTACTTTTTGCAATTTTACTTTATCTAGGGGTTGTTTGTTATTACACTATCGAAATGCATCTGGAAATTTCTAATCATTTTATTTTTTATCCAATTGTTTGTTTTGTGGCTCTCACATTTGTTGGAATTAAATTGGAACCAATTCAATTTAAACCAGTAAAGAAAGTTTACTCCGGATTAGCCTATATTGGTGAAAATAGTCTTGCTTTATTCCTACTTCATCCTATGACCATTCACTTGATGCATATGATTGACCCTTATTATTTTGGTGGTTTTTATTTCGGTTGGTTAGTCACTTTTGCGATTAATATCATTGTTCCTCTAGTAGTATGGAAACTTGCTTACAGTCTTATTAATAAATTGGCAGAAAGGTTTGTATAA
- a CDS encoding MotA/TolQ/ExbB proton channel family protein — MIVSSFQSGGFLMYPLVLIAFINTSLIIHLVSTFFIFLRDLKLIHKDISPSSSLIKSLYETSGKHPNKRKFWYQFEENLGLYERRIFWLSNLSGISTLSGLLGTVIGIYISFQNMKTSGSASAEVFADGISVALITTIAGLVIAIPSMVSFYILKHILEIIEEKSYRYLFNS; from the coding sequence GTGATTGTTTCCTCTTTTCAATCTGGGGGATTTTTAATGTATCCGCTAGTGCTCATAGCATTTATTAATACAAGTTTAATAATCCATCTTGTTTCTACTTTTTTTATTTTTCTAAGAGACTTAAAATTAATTCACAAGGACATTTCACCATCGAGTAGTCTGATCAAATCTTTGTATGAAACTTCTGGCAAACATCCCAATAAACGAAAATTCTGGTATCAGTTTGAAGAAAATTTAGGTCTTTACGAAAGAAGAATTTTTTGGTTAAGCAATCTTTCCGGTATATCAACATTATCCGGTCTTTTAGGAACTGTAATTGGGATTTATATTTCTTTCCAAAATATGAAGACAAGTGGATCCGCTTCAGCAGAAGTATTTGCAGACGGGATTAGTGTTGCACTTATAACCACAATTGCAGGTCTTGTAATCGCAATTCCTTCTATGGTTTCATTTTATATTCTAAAACATATTTTGGAGATTATAGAAGAAAAATCCTACAGGTATTTATTTAATTCGTAA
- a CDS encoding TfoX/Sxy family protein: MESYLEFVLERLSIAGNVTIRAMFGGHGIYSGDLMFGLVADGVLYLKVGESNIKDYIQANMKPFSYEAKNGKPISMSYWRLPLDILESNDDLPKWINKAVEAAKMAKPKKSYLAKYKSISAKKKAVTNNKKLPVKLKKPASKKKTILSKKSKTVISKKKKKK; the protein is encoded by the coding sequence ATGGAATCCTATCTAGAGTTTGTATTGGAACGATTATCAATTGCAGGAAATGTTACGATTAGGGCAATGTTTGGCGGTCACGGCATCTATTCAGGAGACTTAATGTTTGGATTGGTGGCTGACGGAGTGTTATATCTCAAAGTAGGGGAGTCCAATATCAAAGATTATATTCAAGCAAATATGAAACCTTTTAGTTATGAAGCAAAAAATGGTAAACCTATTTCTATGTCTTATTGGCGTTTGCCTCTCGACATTCTTGAGTCTAATGATGATTTGCCAAAATGGATTAATAAAGCCGTAGAAGCGGCTAAGATGGCTAAACCTAAAAAATCCTATCTTGCAAAATACAAATCTATTTCAGCAAAAAAGAAGGCAGTGACAAATAACAAAAAACTCCCTGTAAAGTTAAAAAAACCGGCTTCTAAAAAAAAGACCATACTATCCAAAAAGTCAAAGACCGTCATCAGTAAGAAGAAAAAGAAAAAATAA
- a CDS encoding UPF0175 family protein has protein sequence MSVYTIELPENVFSTFRKTPVEFIHELKIAAAVKWYELGEISQNRAAELAELSRSEFINVLGKYKVSVLQYTDEVFNYEMSNVKK, from the coding sequence ATGAGTGTCTATACAATCGAACTCCCTGAAAACGTTTTTTCAACGTTCAGAAAGACTCCTGTAGAGTTTATTCATGAACTCAAAATAGCCGCTGCGGTAAAATGGTATGAACTTGGTGAAATTTCCCAAAATAGAGCAGCCGAATTGGCGGAACTTTCTAGAAGTGAATTTATAAATGTCTTAGGTAAATATAAAGTGTCGGTATTACAATATACGGATGAAGTCTTTAATTACGAAATGAGTAATGTTAAAAAATAA
- a CDS encoding DUF3368 domain-containing protein: MLKNKVIINSSPLIVTVNSGLSFIWENLFEEILIPDAVFGELTQVSHSDTVSKWIKDFKKIKRVSVNPSSEILEWNLGKGETAVLSYCYQNNEYTAIVDDLSAKKCAISFNLSVLSTGSLLIVSKELGLIKSVKESLLKLKSNGMWISESVIELLSKNAGE; this comes from the coding sequence ATGTTAAAAAATAAAGTAATCATAAACTCTTCTCCATTGATTGTAACAGTTAACTCAGGATTATCTTTTATCTGGGAAAATTTATTTGAAGAAATTTTAATTCCTGACGCTGTTTTTGGTGAACTCACTCAAGTCTCCCATTCCGATACAGTTTCAAAATGGATCAAAGATTTTAAGAAAATAAAAAGAGTATCTGTAAATCCTTCCTCTGAAATTTTAGAATGGAATCTTGGAAAAGGGGAAACGGCTGTTCTAAGTTATTGTTATCAAAATAATGAATACACCGCAATAGTAGATGACCTTTCTGCAAAGAAATGTGCAATTTCATTTAATCTTTCTGTATTAAGCACAGGAAGTTTATTAATCGTATCCAAAGAACTTGGACTTATCAAAAGCGTTAAAGAATCCTTACTTAAATTGAAATCAAATGGTATGTGGATAAGCGAATCTGTAATAGAGTTGCTTTCAAAAAATGCTGGCGAATAG